One Flavobacterium sp. 90 DNA segment encodes these proteins:
- a CDS encoding Na+/H+ antiporter, with product MLNDFPFYLILVIVILLLIMLSNKIKVAYPVLLVLGGLAISFIPGIPVLRIDPELIFVIFLPPLLYEAAWNISWKELWRWRRIICSFAFLVVFITAFSVALVASHFIPGFSLALGFLLGGIISPPDAVSAGAILKFVKVPRRLSSILEGESLLNDASSLIIFRFALITVGTGQFIWQDAITSFGWMLFGGVGIGVGIGFIAMKLHKYLPTDANSDIILSLVTPYIIYIAAEEVHSSGVLAVVSGGLLLSHFRLSFLSSSSRLRGVNVWESFCFILNGLIFMFIGLDLPEIVSGLEGVSLSSAIGYGLLITAVLIVGRILCAFGAVFTTLIARNFIKVADARHPGFRGPILIGWTGMRGVVSLAAALSIPVQLDGAPFPQRNLILFITFVVILTTLLLQGLTLPYLIKKFHMKDPDYTLPEDEIYNQIKRELADHALNHLKSTYSNELERQPILQQIARKWEDIHVNNEDNILMSDETKVVYLNLLEHQRKWLLDKNQEEILDEEIIRRHLLYLDLEEEKLQFM from the coding sequence ATGCTGAACGATTTTCCGTTTTATTTAATCCTTGTCATCGTTATTCTTTTATTAATAATGCTGAGCAATAAGATCAAAGTTGCCTATCCGGTTTTGTTGGTTTTAGGAGGATTAGCCATTAGTTTTATTCCCGGAATTCCGGTGTTGCGCATCGATCCGGAACTTATTTTTGTTATTTTTCTTCCGCCATTATTGTACGAAGCAGCATGGAATATTTCATGGAAAGAATTATGGCGCTGGCGACGTATTATTTGCAGTTTTGCCTTTTTGGTCGTGTTTATTACCGCATTTTCTGTGGCTTTGGTAGCCAGTCATTTTATACCCGGATTTTCATTGGCATTAGGCTTTTTACTTGGCGGAATCATTTCTCCTCCAGATGCTGTTAGCGCAGGGGCAATTCTAAAATTTGTAAAAGTACCACGAAGATTATCCTCTATTTTGGAAGGCGAAAGTTTATTAAACGATGCATCTTCATTGATTATTTTCAGATTTGCATTGATTACAGTTGGAACAGGGCAATTTATCTGGCAAGATGCGATAACAAGTTTTGGATGGATGTTATTTGGCGGAGTTGGAATTGGAGTTGGAATAGGTTTTATTGCCATGAAATTACACAAATACTTGCCAACCGACGCTAATTCAGATATAATACTTTCTCTCGTTACACCTTATATCATATATATTGCCGCTGAAGAAGTGCACAGTTCAGGAGTTCTTGCCGTTGTAAGCGGAGGTTTATTATTATCACATTTCAGACTTTCGTTTTTAAGCAGCAGTTCGCGTTTGCGCGGCGTTAATGTCTGGGAAAGTTTCTGTTTTATATTGAATGGTTTAATATTTATGTTTATCGGACTTGATTTGCCTGAGATTGTTTCGGGATTAGAAGGCGTGAGTCTTTCATCAGCAATTGGTTACGGATTATTGATTACAGCGGTACTTATTGTTGGTAGAATTCTATGTGCTTTTGGAGCTGTTTTTACTACTCTTATTGCAAGAAATTTTATAAAAGTTGCCGATGCTAGACATCCGGGGTTCAGAGGTCCAATTTTAATTGGCTGGACCGGAATGCGCGGTGTCGTTTCTTTGGCTGCAGCCTTATCTATTCCGGTGCAATTGGATGGAGCGCCGTTTCCGCAACGAAATTTGATCTTGTTTATCACATTTGTGGTAATCCTGACAACGTTGCTTTTGCAAGGATTGACATTGCCTTATTTAATTAAGAAGTTCCACATGAAAGATCCGGATTATACATTACCGGAAGACGAAATATACAATCAGATTAAAAGAGAACTTGCAGATCACGCTTTAAATCATCTGAAAAGCACTTATAGCAACGAATTAGAAAGACAACCCATTTTACAGCAAATTGCTCGTAAATGGGAAGATATTCATGTAAATAACGAAGATAATATTCTAATGTCTGATGAAACCAAGGTTGTGTATTTAAATTTACTTGAACATCAACGAAAATGGCTTTTGGATAAAAATCAGGAAGAAATTCTTGATGAAGAAATTATCCGCAGACATTTGCTTTATTTGGATTTAGAAGAAGAGAAATTGCAATTTATGTAA